Within the Oncorhynchus kisutch isolate 150728-3 linkage group LG13, Okis_V2, whole genome shotgun sequence genome, the region TAGGCAGGTGACCAGAGAGGTGGTGGGCGCGAGCAAAAGTACGATGGCAGCGGGGGCAGGAGTATGGTCTCTCACCAGTGTGGGTCCTCATGTGAGTTTTAAGGTGGCCGACCATGCGGAAGCTTTTGTCACACTCCTGGCAGTGATATGGCCGTGAGCCATTGTGGATCCTCATATGTTTGCCCAGATCCCCGGAAGAGGTATAGCAGCCGTGGCAGACAGAACATTCAtacggcttctctccagtgtgggtGCGTATGTGTTTTGTGAGATCTCCAGACTGAGTGAAGCTTTTGCCGCACTCAGTACAGGTGTATGGTTTCTCACCTGTGTGAGTGCGCTGGTGGTTCTTCAGGTGTGCGTGTCGGAAAAATGTCTTGTCACACACTGTGCAATGGAAAGGCCTCTCCCcagtgtgtgtgcgctggtgGGTTTTCAACGCAGCAATGTTTATGAACTTCAGCCCACAAACCCCACAATGGTAGTTCCTTTCATTGCTGTGGATCTTCAGATGCAACTTCAGATAACCTTTATCTGCAAAATCTTTACCACACACAGTACATTTGAAAGGTCTCTCCCCTGAGTGTGTGCGCAGGTGAAGCTTCAAAGAATCACTGTATGCAAACCGCCTGTCACATTTGGGGCAGGATAAAGGCTTCTCGCCAGAGTGAACGGTCATGTGAACTCGGAGGTGCCACATCCGGGCAAAATCCTTTCCGCAGTCCTGGCATTTGAATGGCTTGACCCCCGAGTGTATCATCATGTGTTTGCAATGACTGCTGGCTTCTGAGAAGCTCTTGCCACACTCCTTACAGACGTAAGGCTTCTCGccagtgtgtgtgcgcatgtgaatGCGCAGATTCTGAGGACTAGAGCAGCTTTTGCCACACTCTGAGCATGGCATGCCGATGTTCAGACAGACAGGGCCATTTTCAAGCTTAGTGTCCTCAGGCTTGTGACACTGGTGAGGCCCCAGTCCCCAGCAATTCTTGAAGCTCTTTCCACAGTCAGCGCAACTGAGGTATCCATCTGTGAAAGCGACAGCCATTTTATGCCAAACCTTGCAGTGAGTATGCAGTCTGGCTATGTACTGGAAGCTGCGGGCACAATAGGGGCAGGGGTGGAGTTTTctcagagatggagaggggtggGCCTGACGGGTGTGGACGTGTAGCTGCCGTGAGGTATGGAACATGCAGCTACAGTGGGGACAGCTGTGTGTGGGGGCATACACGGTTTTACTCGTTGAGACATGGCCTTTGAACAAAGCCAGGTACTGCTTATGGTGTTTGGTCTTCATGTGGTTCTCCAGGAAGTAACAGTCAGTGAAGGAGATGGTGCAGTGTGGACAAGGAAAGAACTGAGGAgaagagactgagggagggaCAGAGCAGTAGAAAGAaggtagaaagagggagaagtGAGAGATGGGACAGAACATAGTTGTGTTTTCCTACATTTCCTCATTCAACAAAGCGCTTGAGTAAATATCTCTGCTAAATATTAATTTCAAAGTTTGCTAAATTAATGTTCAGGTGATGTTCAAGTAATTCCATCATCCATTTCAAATACAGTGTTGTGGGTGAACTGGATGTATGAACTATGCCTTACCGCCATCGGGCTCATCTGGGttttcctccttcaccaaacacACTTTAGTGTCTCGCAGAAGAGTCTTAACCACCACCTTATGGATTAGAAAGATGAAGAAACCACAGTATGCATGAACCAAAAGTCAAAACACTCTTATCTAGTTACTAACCGTCACATGTTGGGAACTCTTCTTACATTAGACAATCTTGTTAGCATCACCATAGGACTCCTTGATATCTGGCTACACCCGGTCATTGGATTGGATGTATTTTGATGTTTGATGTGCTTCTTCTGGAAGGAAGGAACTGAACGGTTTTGTTCCTCTCCCATTCCCTGCTGTTCAAAGTCTGTTGGTTCCTCTTTGATTTGGATGGAGCTAATACAAACTCCTTTAGTAATGTAGGGTGCTTGACTAATGTCTGGTTCTTCTCGATTGCAGTCAACATCATCTGACTGTGTTCCAAACTCTGTTTTGATTAGGTCTCGATGGTGTTTAGTCCTCTTGGTTTTGTTGTGTTGCTTTTTCCCAGGTTTGTTCTTCATCTTGTTGACTGGAGTGCTTCTTCATTTGAATTCTGTGGGGAAAAGAGCAGGTTTTATTGAGCATCACCCTTAGAGAGCTATACCAGGCAGGGATCatattaataaaccatttatttatttattttattttacctttatttaaccaggcaagtcagttaagaacaaattcttattttcaatgacggcctgggaacagtgggttaactgcaatACTAtaagtcacaggaaggccaaaaagatcatcaaggccaacaaccacccgagcaactgcatgttcaccccgctatcatccagaatgcaaggtcagtacaggtggatcaaagctgggcccgagactgaaaaacagcttctatctcaaggccatcagactagcacagagaggctgccatatagacttgaaatcattggtcactttaataaatggaacactagtcactttaataatgctactttaacaatgtttacatatcttgcattactcatctcatgtgtatatactgaattctataccatctattgcatcttagcctatgccgctctgacattgctcatccatatatttatacattcttattccattcatttacttaaatgtgtgtgtattaggtttttgttgtggaattgttagatatgtattacttgttagatattgctgcactgtcagaacaagcatttcgctacactcgcaataacatctgctaaccatgtatgtgtatgtgactaatacaatttgatttgaacaatcATCGGGTAATTTTTAAAACCACCGTATGAACAATCAACGTAAATGTATACGTTTTTAACAGTCAACCTACCAGTAATAATAGGCctatagacgggttggttgtttagcaacaaacccGACGCCTGTACAACTAAGGCAAAACAGACGGGGTTGTGTTAAATTGCtgacatgtaaactatatttcgtctccaatgtttatttaaaacataaatacatttgcacaatgagaacttgtctctcaaatacatcgttacatttcttggttagctagctagcgaatttgAGTCATAATAGCATAGATGACGTGGCAACAgtaaaaacacctcaaaacacGACATGATATCAATAACAAGATAAAAACGATATGAAACCAGCCATTAACGATTCCCCACacggcagcttcttgtcattgttgttagCTATTTGGctatccagaatcacaacacatGGAGTTATGCCACATTGAAGCATGCGCATCCTTTtcgtgacgttgtcagctaaccctCAATATGACATTAGCATTCATGTTGCTACCAACCCCCTCCCTCAGACATAGCATAGCTCGTTATAGGATTATATTACAGGCAGCAAACTCTACTTACTGTTGCAGCCAACTAGCTACTGTTTTGAGCTGCTAGTAGCCTAGTCTTTGTAAATGAGAACAACACAACGAAGGCCAATTACTTTGTATCTTGTAAATGCTCAACGAGAGAATGGCACACAGCTTCACTTTCCTTTGTTGACGCCTTAAAACGCTGCACTTCCGGGTCTATGTCCGCAACGTTCCTCCACATAAAGAACaaggtcgtcactagttaccacattcacaaagtcataaaccccgcaTTAAAAAAAAACCATTATacctcatttagcagacactcctaAACAGTAGTGAATGCATACCTTTTTGTACTgttcccccgtgggaatcgaatgCCCAACTCTGACGTTACAAGCACCaacctctaccaactgagccacacggaacCTATTCTACAATTTCAACAAAGAAACGTGGTTTAAACCTTAACCACAGTGCTAACCTTAAGTATGAACATATTTTGACTTTGTGGAtttggtaactagtggaaaccataGAACAAGGAACCAGATGTTTCACCGGATGTGTAAatctgaagcatccggttggaATTTCCACTTCACACCAAATATGGTGTGAAGAAGCCCAGCGGTCTAGCCTGACCACTGAGATATAATAAGAATGAGCCTGATGACTTGCACAAAATTCTTCTGCTGCTCTGTCGTTCGCTATGTACTTTAGTCGGAGACTCCCATAATTGAAGTAGTTTGTGGTGAAGAGGGGCACGAGCATCAAAGTCAACAACATATTTTCAAACCATCGCTTTACCCAGGGAGAAAGACTGCCCCTCATAGATAGCGATAGCGCTGACGTCATCCATCTATTCCTATGGAAAACTCCCGATGGCGTATTTGAATTTAAAATGCGCGGCGCCATATTGGCACAGACAGAATAATCAGCAAGATATTTCAACAGGATGCATAAGTGTGAAGCATCCGGTtagcgtttccactcactaccaaaaaTGGTTATGAGAGAACACTAGAATCTATTacaaacagagtggactaagttttgtagattTTATCCTTCGCCAAAGTTTGTTAGGAAGGACGAATTGAGTTACGGACatgttcaatctctccctatcccagtctgctgtccccacttgcttcaaaatgtccaccattgttcctgcatCCAAGAAAGCAAAAGGTAAtttaactaaatgactatcgcccatagcactcacttctgtcgtcAGGAAGTGCTTGAGAGGCTAGTTAATGATCATAtgacctctaccttacctgtcaccctagacccacttcaatgtGCTTATGTAACAGATGTATATCGTACTCTCCTTGTGTTGTTTTCTccaaataaatcacatcagccagtggtcccagTTGAGCATAATTTATTTCTGTTGCTGTTGTTAAATAGGAAACAGCACGTTAGTTGTGCAGGGCTTAACGATATTGATGGGTGTCGATGGCAAAATCTGTAGCATGAAGACAACTGTGTTAGCAGTGGGCTTATGTGACCATTACATCAGTgtatgctagctaacacacttaTTTACAGCAATCATATGCCAAAGCACATCCCAGAAAGGCCCTCAATCCCTAACAGGTACCATATTTATACCACACATGTATAAATCAGTAACGTACAGAAAACTTGTACACATTGTAAAATAGAAAACAGTATTCAGAACGTGACCTACCCCTTGCATCACATTCTCATACTGGGAAGACCTGACGTTCGCGATCTCCCCCTATCTGCAAGCGGGGCCATACACAACACACCTTATTGTCATCAGAGTTGAACCAACCAATAAGAATGCTTgaacattaaatacacatttctttagaggcaagtggaaacataaccaaccctgttacacTTACTACCCCAATATATCCACAGAGGATgtaatcgccatcgcactgccctatcccatctggacaagaagaatacctatgtcagaatgctgttcattgtctatagctcagccttcaacagcATAGTACcgtcaaagctcatcattaagctcggggccctgggtctgaaccccgccctgtgcaactgggcccAGAACTTCATGACAGGctgctcccaggtggtgaaggaaggaaacaacacttccacttcgctgatcctcaacacaggggccccacaagggtgcatgctcagctccctcctgttatcgctgttcactcatgactgcgtggctatGCACGCcgacaactcaatcatcaagtttgcatatGACGCAACAGTAGTATGCCTGATtgccaacaatgatgagacagccgacagggaggtgagggccctggcggagtggtgccaggaaaataacctctccctcaacatcaacaaaatgaaGTAGCTGATCAtgtacttcaggaaacagcagagggagcacactctgatccacatcgaagggacagcagtggagaaggtggaaagctccatgttcccaggcgtacacatcactaacattctgaaatggtccacccacacagacagtgtgatgaagaaggggcaacagcgcctcttcaacctcaggaggctgaagaaattcagcatgGCCCCTAAGACCAAtagaaacctttacagatgcacaaatgagAGCCTCctatcaggctgtatcaccacctgtacggcaactgcaccaccctaaaccgcagggctctccagagggtggtacggtctgcccaacacatcaccggggcaCACTgcatgccctccaggacaccaacagCACCCGATAACACAGGAAGGTCTAAAATATcaaaggacatcaaccacccgagccacggcctgttcacccagctatcatCCAGAGGGCGAGGTCAGTACCATATATTTCGGGGGTAAATAtatccatatacagttgaagtcggaagtttacatacaccttagccaaatacatttaaactctgtttttcacaattcctgaaatttaatcctagtaaacatttcctgtcttaggtcagttaggatcaccactttattttaagaatgtaaaatgtcagaatagtagagataatgattatttcagctttgatttctttcatcacattcccagtgggtcagaagtttacatacactaaattagtatttggtagcattgccttcaaattgtttaacttgggtcaaatgttttgggtagccttccacatgcttcccacatgcttcgttaagccattttgccaccattttggaagtatgcttggggtcattgtcaatttggaagacccatttgcgaccaagctttaacttcctgactgatgtcttgagatgttgcttcaatatatccacataattctcctgcctcatgatgccatctattttgtgaagtgcaccagtctctcctgcagcaaagcacccccacaacatgatgccaccccaatgcttcacggttgggatggggttcttcgggcttgcaagcctcccccttttcctccaaacataatgatggtcattatggccaaacagttctatttttgtttcatcagaccagaggacatttctccaaaaagtacgatctttgtccccatgtgctgttgcaaaccgtagtctggatttttttatggcggttttggagcagtggcttcttccttgctgagcggcctttcaggttatgtcgatatagtactcgttttactgtggatatagatacttttgtacctgtttcctccagcatcttcacaagttcctttgctgttgttctgcgattgatttgcacttttcgcacttttcgttcaactctaggagacagaacgcgtctccttcctgagcagtttgatggctgcgtggtcccatggtgtttatacttgcgtactattgtttgtacagatgaatgtgctaccttcaggtgtttggaaattgctcctaagtatgacccagacttgtggaggtataccatttttttctgaggatttcttttgattttcccatgatgtcaagcaaagaggcactgagtttgaaggtaggccttgagatacatctacaggtacacctccaattgactcaaaggatgtcaattagcctattagaagcttctaaagccatgacatcattttcaggaatttttcaagttgtttaaaggcacagtcaacttagtgtatgtaaacttatgacccacacacacacacacacacacacacacacactcaacccctttCCCCCACAACAACCATAGACTCAGATTCTCAACAGTTGCACCATCCAGAGCCCAACTCAAAAAAGATCTTGATTTacaaatgcatatacagttgcagctgtatgagaaggcctgcaaaacgatttttttttaaatggtcagaAATCGGGAGATTTGATTAACCATTGTCATGTCCTAGatgatggaggtcagatatacCCCATAgaccatattcccaagcatctctatgcagactgttaaatagccatcactagccggctaccacccgactattcaaccctgcaccttagaggctgctgccctaaatacatagacatggaatccctggccactttaataatggaacacttgtcaccttaataatgtttacatactgctttactcatctcaaatgtatataccctattctattctactatattttagttaatgccactccgacattgctcgtgctaatatttatacatttcttaattccataattttacttttagatttgtgcattgttgtgaattgttagatattaattcactgttggagctcggaacacaagcatttcgctacacccgcaataacatctgttaaatatactctaccattcaaaagtttggggtcacttagaaatgtctttgttttgaaagaaaaacattttttttgtccattaaaataacattaaattgatctgaaagacagtgtagacattgttaatgttgtaaatgactattgtagctggaaacggctgatttttaatggatatctacataggtgtagagaggcccattatcagcatccatcactcctgtgtttcaatggcacgttgtgttagctaatccaagtttatcattttaaaaggctaattgatcattagaaaacccttttgcaattatattagcacagcagaaaactgtattgctgattaaagaagcaataaaactgtcagtctttagactagttgagtatctggagcattagaaattgtgggttcaattacagactcaaaatggccagaaacaaataactttccactgaaactcgtcagtctattcatgttctgagaaatgaaggctattacatgcgagaaattgccaagaaactgaagatttcgtacaacgctgtgtgctACTGCCTTCACAGAACCGCgcaaacggtctctaaccagaatagaaagaggagtgggaggccccggttcTACACTCTCATTTAAACTCCTTACTTGTTTGTTGAAACAATGAAcaaacgccacctgctggagaaaGACCGAGTTTCTGCGAGTTATGCCTTCCTCTTCCTTTTTGTTAATCAGTGGTCTTACGCCGAGGCAGCTCGGTTCCAAATCGAATGCAATCTACTTTCAGCAGGTGCAA harbors:
- the LOC109878901 gene encoding gastrula zinc finger protein XlCGF57.1-like isoform X2, with the translated sequence MKNKPGKKQHNKTKRTKHHRDLIKTEFGTQSDDVDCNREEPDISQAPYITKGVCISSIQIKEEPTDFEQQGMGEEQNRSVPSFQKKHIKHQNTSNPMTGCSQISRSPMVMLTRLSNVVVKTLLRDTKVCLVKEENPDEPDGVSSPQFFPCPHCTISFTDCYFLENHMKTKHHKQYLALFKGHVSTSKTVYAPTHSCPHCSCMFHTSRQLHVHTRQAHPSPSLRKLHPCPYCARSFQYIARLHTHCKVWHKMAVAFTDGYLSCADCGKSFKNCWGLGPHQCHKPEDTKLENGPVCLNIGMPCSECGKSCSSPQNLRIHMRTHTGEKPYVCKECGKSFSEASSHCKHMMIHSGVKPFKCQDCGKDFARMWHLRVHMTVHSGEKPLSCPKCDRRFAYSDSLKLHLRTHSGERPFKCTVCGKDFADKGYLKLHLKIHSNERNYHCGVCGLKFINIAALKTHQRTHTGERPFHCTVCDKTFFRHAHLKNHQRTHTGEKPYTCTECGKSFTQSGDLTKHIRTHTGEKPYECSVCHGCYTSSGDLGKHMRIHNGSRPYHCQECDKSFRMVGHLKTHMRTHTGERPYSCPRCHRTFARAHHLSGHLPRCC